Proteins encoded within one genomic window of Nonomuraea gerenzanensis:
- a CDS encoding Bax inhibitor-1/YccA family protein — protein MSGSLSFGAAGTARSDRTHTLFAQTTGYLAATAGLFALGAYAGRGLPGGLGVIALVAAIGSLIGMQVTVRRSTPWTVTLLAAFGVLVGLATAPALAAYAGADPRALWQAGGATALFVAGFGAVGYATRRDLAIVARIGFWALLALIVFGLVLVFVDIPDGDLIYSVLGLVIFAGLTMVDFQRLRRSTDLDSAPLLAASIFLDVLNVFLFFTQIFSRND, from the coding sequence GTGAGCGGATCACTGAGCTTCGGAGCGGCGGGAACCGCCAGGAGCGACCGGACGCACACGCTGTTCGCGCAGACGACGGGATACCTGGCGGCCACGGCCGGGCTGTTCGCGCTCGGCGCCTACGCGGGCCGCGGCCTGCCGGGCGGCCTCGGCGTCATCGCCCTCGTCGCCGCGATCGGTAGCCTGATCGGCATGCAGGTCACCGTACGGAGATCGACGCCGTGGACGGTGACGCTGCTGGCCGCGTTCGGCGTGCTGGTCGGGCTGGCGACAGCGCCCGCGCTGGCCGCGTACGCCGGCGCGGACCCGCGGGCGCTGTGGCAGGCCGGCGGGGCGACCGCGCTGTTCGTCGCCGGGTTCGGCGCCGTCGGCTACGCCACCCGGCGCGATCTGGCGATCGTCGCGAGGATCGGTTTCTGGGCGTTGCTGGCCCTCATCGTCTTCGGCCTCGTGCTCGTCTTCGTCGACATCCCGGACGGTGACCTGATCTACTCCGTCCTCGGACTGGTGATCTTCGCGGGCCTCACGATGGTCGACTTCCAGCGGCTGCGCCGATCGACGGACCTCGACTCCGCGCCGCTGCTGGCGGCGTCGATCTTCCTCGACGTGCTGAACGTGTTCCTGTTCTTCACCCAGATCTTCTCCCGCAATGACTAG